Below is a window of Cytobacillus firmus DNA.
CAAAGCTCTTTCGCTTTAATTTTACGGTGAACGCGGACTTTATAGCCTAGTTTTTTCCACTCTCTGACATCACCGACTTTATGCCATTCTTCGTTGTATGTTTTCATCGTTTCGGCATCATAGGATTCAACATCCGGGAAACGAAGCTCATATTCTCCATCATTTTCAACCGCATCCATAAATTCTTTCGTGAGGCAGACTGAAATGTTTGCTCCTGTAAGGAACTCAGAGTTATGAACACTAAAAGTACCGCCAGCTGCCAGCTTCTCCTCAGCATCTTTTATGATGTTTTCACTGAAGCCGCCATAGCCTGGAATGCTTTTATAATTAATAATGCCCTGATACATGGCAATTTCCTGTTCATTAAATGGAGTAAATTTTAATTTTTCTTTAGCATATTTTTTTATTGTTTCATCATTTGTATTTTCAAGAAGGAAGCGTAAAATTCTCGGGTTTTGCATTTTCGAGATGATGAATTCGATAATGTCCGGATGCCAATCAGACAGCATAATCATTTGCGCACCTCTGCGGGATCCCCCCTGCTCCACCAGGTGTGTAAGCTTCGCAATATCATCCAGCCAGGAAACCGAACCGGAGGATTTGCCGTTTACACCTTTGGCCAGTGTATTGCGAGGTCTCAGAGTTGAACCGTTTGTCCCTACTCCGCCGCCGCGGCTCATGATCTCCATTACCTGCTTGCGGTGCTCGGAGATTCCTTCACGGGAATCCTGCACGAATGGCATTACATAGCAATTGAAATACGTAACATCTGTGTCAGCACCAGCTCCATACAGCACGCGGCCAGCTGGAATGAAATTAAGGTTTTTCAATTCCTGATAGAACTTCTCAAACCACTCTTTTTTCTTTTCTTCGGTCTTCTCAACCGATGCAAGGCCTGTTGCGTTACGCTTGGCGATTTGCTCATAGTAGATTTCCAAAGGCTTCTCGATTACATCAAGAGGCTTTGTAATAATGCCTGTTCTCGATTCTTCCGGATCATCCAGCACTCCTCTGTAATCTTCCTCTACTAAAACCTTGGCTGTCTTGTTTTCCCAGTCAATATCGATGATGTAGCCTAAGCCGCGTGCAGGAAATTTGGGATCTTCCTTGATGGTGAGGACAACGAAGTCACCGTTTGTGAGTGTCACTTTCTCGGTGTCTTTGAAGGTATAGCGATCTAGCATAACCAAGCGGGAAACACCTTTGTGGGTCATTTTCATATCTGAGGTTACTGGGTGAACCTGAGGAAAGAGACGGATGTCCTTGTTTAAACGTTCAATGTTCAATTTCATTTTTTGTCCTAGAGCAACAGACATTGTTACAACTCCTTCTAAATTCAATTATCTAATTAATGTGTGTAAGTATTCTGTCAGATAGGGTAAATCTATCTGTTTTAAAAGAGTACCCTAAAGTTACCATAACTCAAACCCCAAAATCAATATATAGTGTCCTAAATATTTTCGACACCACTACATATTGTGTCTGATTCAACTGAATCTGATTTTGTCAAACTTAAAATATACTAAAAATAAAAGAAAAACAGAGTTAACAGCCGATTTCCGACAATTAACGATAAATTTTAACATATTTTGAAGCTTGCACTTTTTAAGAACAGCAATTGGAAAATTATTCATTAAAAAAAGAGAAAAAGCGACTTAGCCGCTTTTATCTCTTATAGTTCCAGTCATCGCTTTCATATCGTTCTTTTGCGATTTTTTGTACATATGCCATCTCTTCTTCTGAGAGCTCGTAAGGTTCCAGTACAATATCCAGGCCTTCCTCAAACCCCTTCTTGAAAGCTGCCTTAGCCTGTTCAAGAGTAATATTTTCTGCTGTCAGCTCATTTATGGCAACAGCTTTATTTTTAAAA
It encodes the following:
- a CDS encoding vitamin B12-dependent ribonucleotide reductase, translating into MSVALGQKMKLNIERLNKDIRLFPQVHPVTSDMKMTHKGVSRLVMLDRYTFKDTEKVTLTNGDFVVLTIKEDPKFPARGLGYIIDIDWENKTAKVLVEEDYRGVLDDPEESRTGIITKPLDVIEKPLEIYYEQIAKRNATGLASVEKTEEKKKEWFEKFYQELKNLNFIPAGRVLYGAGADTDVTYFNCYVMPFVQDSREGISEHRKQVMEIMSRGGGVGTNGSTLRPRNTLAKGVNGKSSGSVSWLDDIAKLTHLVEQGGSRRGAQMIMLSDWHPDIIEFIISKMQNPRILRFLLENTNDETIKKYAKEKLKFTPFNEQEIAMYQGIINYKSIPGYGGFSENIIKDAEEKLAAGGTFSVHNSEFLTGANISVCLTKEFMDAVENDGEYELRFPDVESYDAETMKTYNEEWHKVGDVREWKKLGYKVRVHRKIKAKELWNLINICATYSAEPGIFFIDNANDMTNAQAYGQRVVATNPCGEQPLAPNSVCNLAAVNLAEMADKENKTVDFEKLKRTVEVGVRMQDNVIDATPYFLEENKKQALGERRVGLGVMGLHDLLIYCETEYGSEEGNVLIDKVFETIATSAYKASVELAEEKGSFPFLTGDNPEETNRLRKAFTETGFMQRMPEDIRASILESGIRNSHLLTVAPTGSTGTMVGVSTGLEPYFSFSYFRSGRLGKFIEVKADIVQEYLDRNPDADPENLPEWFIAAMDLAPEAHADVQCVIQRWIDSSISKTVNAPKGYSVEQVEKVYERLYRGGAKGGTVYVDGSRDSQVLTLKAEENSFDGTDTVKKEKSKQHVVLVDTISDLRSTDVTIGSEVGNTCPVCRKGKVKEIGGCNTCTNCNAQLKCGL